The following coding sequences lie in one Spea bombifrons isolate aSpeBom1 chromosome 5, aSpeBom1.2.pri, whole genome shotgun sequence genomic window:
- the RETREG1 gene encoding reticulophagy regulator 1 isoform X2: MAEGDDFELDERWEIMTASECKPKLSQCIAESWSSYSSFLQELSHFKQQNPGKFCLLVCSVCFFFTILGSYIPGVVLSYLILLCAFLCPLLKCNEFGQKACNKIKPVLQKLDFGLQSYVSQWMKVKSQKGIDRSPGDTSELDLSALCPQISPAAARELSVSDTEPSEVSWTDNGTFNLSEGYTPQTDTSDDFDRPSDLEEAFCRHLAEFPSPENGSGSNDDDSSIGLPLMTKSKRGKVNKPSLETYSEAAFSLLLDKEQPFHLVSGVAREAITAAVSAAITDQLQSVLNPQPPPDVTSSDDADAEEADDFELLDQSELEDIDDDLGHASTQDPKGKKPSSGFLSSLLGRH; the protein is encoded by the exons GTGGGAGATTATGACCGCCTCAGAATGCAAACCCAAGCTGAGTCAATGCATTGCAGAATCATGGTCGAGTTACAGCTCATTTCTGCAGGAACTCTCTCATTTTAAACAGCAGAACCCTGGCAAG TTCTGCCTTCTGGTCTGCAGTGTGTGCTTTTTCTTCACCATCTTGGGAAGCTACATTCCTGGAGTTGTTCTATCCTATTTGATAT TATTGTGTGCCTTTTTGTGTCCATTATTAAAATGCAATGAATTTGGACAGAAagcatgtaataaaataaagccaGTTCTGCAGAAGCTGGATTTTGGATTGCAATCCTACGTCAGCCAGTGGATGAAAGTAAAATCAC aaAAGGGAATCGACAGAAGCCCAGGAGATACAAGTGAATTAGACCTGTCTGCACTATGTCCACAG ATCAGTCCAGCAGCAGCAAGGGAACTTTCAGTGTCTGACACTGAACCTTCAGAAGTATCTTGGACAGACAATGGGACATTCAACCTATCTGAAGGCTACACTccacagacagacacatcagATG ATTTTGATCGGCCAAGTGACCTGGAAGAGGCCTTTTGCAGACACTTGGCAGAATTCCCTTCACCGGAGAATGGATCAGGCTCTAACGATGACGACTCAAGCATAGGCCTGCCTTTGATGACAAAAAGTAAGCGTGGAAAAGTCAACAAACCAAGTTTGGAGACATATTCAGAAGCTGCCTTTTCACTTTTACTGGATAAAGAGCAACCTTTCCACTTAGTTAGTGGAGTGGCCAGAGAAGCCATAACGGCTGCTGTCTCTGCGGCTATCACAGACCAGTTACAATCAGTCCTGAATCCACAGCCTCCTCCAGATGTTACCTCCAGTGATGATGCTGACGCAGAAGAAGCCGATGACTTTGAACTTCTGGACCAGTCAGAGCTGGAGGATATTGATGATGATCTGGGCCATGCATCAACTCAAGACCCAAAAGGCAAGAAGCCATCATCAGGATTTCTATCCAGCCTTCTCGGCAGGCATTAA
- the ZNF622 gene encoding cytoplasmic 60S subunit biogenesis factor ZNF622 — MASYTCITCRVAFADPDVQRSHYKTDWHRYNLKRKVADMPSVTAENFQERVLAQRAVVEEQSKETATYCTVCSKRFSTFNAYENHLKSKKHLDLEKKAAQAITKKVEMLNEKNLEKGLVPDCVDKDAMNTAIQQAIKPQPCMSPKKKANTGQEGGIAPSAEKQESHPKIKPEKPPRLQWYEQQAKRMQEAESQAMAEIAEVEDGGWEDMDSEEEEEDVDSDEEMEDVVGGEEGSLSTAENVSLPGAIPITDCLFCGHHSRSLMKNVAHMTKVHSFFIPDIEYLQDLQGLIAYLGEKIGVGKICLWCNEKGKSFYTTESVQAHMNDKSHCKLFTDGDAALEFADFYDFRTSYPDHKDGEDVEMLEKELPGDKNMEYDEDTMELVLPSGARVGHRSLMRYYKQNFGVSRELVVSRNQKAVGRVLQQYKALGWTGGTGSYLQCGRDMKYIQKMKSKWMLKTGMSNNATKQMHFRCQVMF, encoded by the exons ATGGCCTCTTACACATGCATTACATGCCGAGTGGCCTTTGCAGATCCTGATGTCCAGAGATCTCACTATAAAACTGACTGGCACCGATACAATCTGAAGAGGAAGGTAGCTGACATGCCCTCTGTCACAGCAGAAAATTTCCAGGAACGTGTATTGGCCCAGAGAGCTGTGGTAGAGGAGCAGAGTAAGGAGACAGCGACCTACTGTACAGTGTGCAGTAAGCGATTTTCCACTTTCAATGCATACGAGAACCACCTCAAGTCCAAAAAGCATTTGGACTTGGAGAAGAAGGCAGCCCAAGCTATTACCAAGAAGGTGGAGATGTTGAATGAAAAGAATTTGGAGAAGGGTCTGGTGCCCGACTGTGTGGATAAAGATGCCATGAACACAGCCATTCAACAAGCTATTAAACCACAACCTTGTATGTCTCCCAAGAAGAAGGCTAACACAGGGCAGGAAGGTGGCATTGCTCCTTCTGCAGAAAAACAAGAATCCCATCCAAAGATCAAACCTGAAAAGCCCCCTAGATTGCAGTGGTATGAGCAACAAGCCAAGAGGATGCAGGAGGCTGAAAGTCAAGCAATGGCTGAAATAGCTGAGGTAGAAGATGGAG GTTGGGAAGATATGGAttcagaagaggaggaggaggatgttGACAGTGATGAAGAAATGGAGGATGTTGTTGGTGGTGAAGAAGGGAGCTTGTCTACTGCAGAAAATGTTTCGCTGCCTGGGGCAATTCCTATCACAGACTGCTTGTTCTGTGGTCACCACTCCCGGTCACTGATGAAAAATGTTGCTCACATGACAAAGGTGCATAGCTTCTTCATTCCTGACATTGAGTATCTTCAGGACCTCCAGGGCTTAATTGCTTATTTGG GTGAGAAGATCGGCGTGGGGAAGATCTGCCTTTGGTGCAATGAGAAGGGGAAGTCCTTTTACACAACAGAATCAGTCCAGGCTCACATGAATGACAAGTCCCACTGCAAGCTCTTCACTGATGGAGATGCTGCTCTGGAGTTTGCAGACTTCTATGACTTTAG GACTAGCTACCCAGACCATAAAGATGGGGAAGATGTTGAGATGCTTGAAAAAGAGTTACCTGGAGACAAAAATATGGAGTATGATGAAGACACCATGGAACTAGTTCTGCCATCAG GAGCAAGAGTAGGACATCGTTCTCTAATGAGGTACTACAAGCAGAACTTTGGTGTATCCAGGGAACTGGTTGTTTCCAGAAACCAAAAGGCTGTGGGCCGAGTTTTACAGCAGTACAAAGCACTGGGATGGACAGGTGGGACCG GTTCATATCTTCAGTGTGGCCGGGATATGAAGTATATCCAGAAGATGAAGTCCAAATGGATGCTGAAGACTGGAATGAGCAAtaatgcaactaagcaaatgcaTTTCCGATGCCAAGTCATGTTTTAA